The following proteins come from a genomic window of Alicyclobacillus dauci:
- a CDS encoding 3D domain-containing protein, with protein sequence MDNRQKFQNRITRVCLVGVTLWSATWNVVTAKPLSDRNLDNTAIYAFGKSYDLSQYNTQKGAFLLTAYNLDKRSTGKSPGDPGFGITATGTLAETGRTVAVDPRIVPYGSLLYIDGIGWRVAEDTGGAIRGHHIDVLVDSRQKAMVFGVKRDCQVKVFIPNRTNWSVRAIRDQSQVSYR encoded by the coding sequence ATGGACAATAGACAAAAATTCCAGAACCGAATCACACGCGTTTGCCTCGTTGGGGTTACCCTGTGGTCCGCCACGTGGAATGTCGTAACGGCTAAACCACTATCAGACAGGAATTTGGATAACACTGCTATATACGCCTTTGGTAAGTCTTACGACTTAAGTCAGTACAATACACAGAAAGGTGCATTTCTCTTAACTGCCTACAACCTAGATAAACGTTCTACCGGAAAGTCACCAGGCGACCCAGGGTTCGGCATCACCGCCACCGGAACACTCGCGGAGACTGGGCGTACGGTTGCAGTTGACCCTCGAATTGTTCCATACGGGTCCCTGTTGTACATCGACGGTATCGGTTGGAGAGTGGCAGAAGACACTGGGGGTGCAATCCGAGGGCACCATATCGACGTGCTCGTTGACAGTCGACAAAAAGCCATGGTGTTTGGCGTAAAACGCGACTGCCAAGTGAAAGTGTTCATCCCCAATCGCACAAACTGGTCTGTTCGCGCAATACGAGACCAAAGCCAAGTCAGTTACAGATGA
- a CDS encoding DUF86 domain-containing protein, giving the protein MFVTEAQKEQIRAWLKGLDERVSWMLTLAQREDPWELDLTWRLAAERALHTSVEYTTDIGSLIIDALVMRDPGGYADILKVLVEENVLENDWFVSFSEIMPLRARFIRDHANVQPHEVREAVERFGPMFPAFSSAIVQYFHL; this is encoded by the coding sequence ATGTTTGTAACGGAGGCGCAGAAAGAACAAATTCGAGCATGGCTCAAGGGGTTGGATGAGAGAGTTTCGTGGATGCTGACCCTGGCACAGAGGGAGGACCCTTGGGAGTTGGACTTAACGTGGCGCTTGGCCGCAGAACGCGCGCTTCATACGAGCGTTGAGTATACGACCGATATTGGGTCGCTTATCATTGATGCATTGGTTATGCGCGATCCCGGCGGATACGCCGACATTTTAAAAGTTCTCGTGGAGGAAAATGTCCTCGAAAATGACTGGTTCGTGTCATTCAGTGAAATTATGCCTCTTCGAGCACGTTTTATCCGTGATCACGCCAATGTACAGCCACACGAAGTACGGGAGGCTGTTGAACGTTTTGGGCCCATGTTTCCTGCATTTTCGTCAGCTATCGTACAGTATTTTCATCTGTAA
- a CDS encoding NUDIX domain-containing protein — protein MRDASDTDIWSPAHDLHMNQSRLTELPHSVLIFPIMIGGLVWVHHPTRGWEVPGGKLEHGESPEEAARREAFEEAGLTLGKLNWVAEYQFDTSHHRQSVRKWVYLADVLDIAARPQASEIMDVCIFRPVVEPIDARHRQDISPIMKDTMYEDIWPFVKDVLEAGSGVSACL, from the coding sequence ATGCGGGACGCATCGGACACGGACATCTGGTCGCCTGCGCACGACCTCCACATGAACCAAAGCCGTCTGACTGAACTTCCACATTCTGTCCTCATTTTCCCTATTATGATTGGCGGTCTCGTCTGGGTACACCACCCCACACGCGGGTGGGAAGTGCCAGGCGGCAAGTTGGAGCATGGTGAGAGCCCGGAGGAAGCCGCACGAAGAGAGGCCTTCGAGGAGGCCGGACTCACACTCGGCAAGTTGAATTGGGTCGCTGAGTATCAGTTCGATACATCTCACCATCGACAGTCTGTTCGAAAATGGGTGTACCTGGCAGACGTTCTGGACATCGCTGCGCGACCTCAGGCGTCCGAAATTATGGACGTCTGTATTTTTCGTCCCGTCGTTGAGCCAATCGATGCCAGACATCGTCAGGATATCAGCCCAATCATGAAAGACACCATGTACGAAGACATCTGGCCCTTTGTAAAGGACGTTTTAGAGGCAGGGAGTGGAGTAAGCGCATGTTTGTAA
- a CDS encoding divergent PAP2 family protein encodes MPDFPHFVQGLWSNAPLMAALCAIIITQALKVPVHFVQTRSWDFHKVIDAGGMPSSHAAGVVALATALWFVVGPQSPVFATAVVFAAIVLYDAGGIRRHAGEHAVLLNRIAMEFSQRTLTEPAAAEQLEGERLKEILGHEPGEIVVGGLLGLVIGIFFGKWW; translated from the coding sequence ATGCCGGATTTTCCGCATTTTGTGCAAGGCCTGTGGAGCAATGCACCACTGATGGCCGCTCTTTGCGCAATTATTATCACACAAGCATTAAAAGTCCCTGTTCATTTTGTCCAGACACGCTCGTGGGACTTCCATAAGGTGATCGACGCTGGTGGCATGCCGAGTTCACACGCTGCCGGGGTTGTCGCACTTGCGACTGCACTCTGGTTTGTCGTTGGACCGCAATCGCCCGTCTTTGCGACGGCCGTCGTGTTTGCCGCCATCGTGCTTTACGATGCCGGTGGGATTCGCCGCCATGCGGGTGAGCATGCAGTTTTGTTGAACCGGATCGCGATGGAGTTTTCTCAACGCACCCTCACTGAGCCTGCTGCAGCGGAACAACTTGAAGGCGAACGTTTGAAAGAAATTCTCGGTCATGAGCCTGGAGAAATTGTTGTAGGTGGTCTACTCGGGTTGGTGATAGGGATTTTTTTCGGAAAGTGGTGGTGA
- a CDS encoding M42 family metallopeptidase: MNVKSRIEVIRELCDANGISGYESNVRKVYEQHLTPLSESIVRDNTGGIVGVKTGDAKGPRVLVTGHLDEIGFMVTNITKEGFIKFQTIGGWWSQVMLSQRVVVQTRKGDVIGVTGSKPPHILPAKERNEVVEIKDMFIDIGAFSREEAEEMGVKPGDAIVPWSPFTQMTNSKLFVAKALDNRLGCATALEVLRDLQGEKHPNTVYAGATTQEEVGLRGARTLVHKVDPDVAIALDVGIAGDTPGVSEDERGHLADVGKGPLLMIFDGSMIPNNRFRDFVLDTASDAKIPVQVESLQGGGTDAGAFHLHGIGVPSVAIGYATRYIHSHNAIFHQDDFENGVRLVTELVKRLDSTVVKDIQQW; this comes from the coding sequence ATGAACGTGAAGTCGCGAATTGAAGTCATTCGTGAATTGTGTGATGCGAACGGCATTTCCGGTTACGAATCAAACGTTCGGAAAGTCTATGAGCAGCATTTGACACCCTTGTCCGAAAGCATTGTGCGGGACAATACGGGCGGAATTGTCGGTGTGAAGACCGGTGATGCAAAGGGTCCGCGCGTCCTGGTTACAGGCCACTTGGACGAAATCGGCTTTATGGTCACCAACATCACCAAGGAAGGATTTATCAAGTTTCAAACCATTGGCGGTTGGTGGTCACAAGTGATGCTCTCTCAGCGTGTTGTGGTTCAGACACGTAAAGGGGACGTCATCGGTGTAACAGGTTCTAAGCCACCGCACATCCTGCCAGCAAAAGAACGCAACGAAGTGGTCGAGATCAAGGATATGTTTATTGACATCGGCGCGTTCAGTCGAGAAGAAGCAGAAGAGATGGGTGTTAAGCCTGGTGACGCAATTGTGCCGTGGAGCCCATTTACGCAAATGACAAATTCGAAGCTGTTTGTTGCGAAAGCATTGGACAACCGCTTGGGTTGTGCTACGGCACTTGAGGTCCTTCGCGATCTGCAAGGTGAAAAACACCCGAACACCGTCTATGCTGGGGCAACGACACAAGAGGAAGTCGGGCTCCGTGGAGCACGGACGCTTGTGCACAAAGTCGATCCGGATGTTGCCATTGCCCTTGACGTCGGGATCGCGGGTGATACGCCAGGTGTAAGTGAAGATGAGCGGGGACATCTCGCTGACGTGGGGAAAGGCCCGCTGCTCATGATATTTGACGGATCGATGATTCCGAACAACCGCTTCCGGGATTTTGTCTTGGATACGGCAAGTGACGCAAAAATTCCGGTTCAAGTCGAAAGCCTGCAAGGCGGTGGCACCGATGCGGGAGCATTCCACCTGCACGGGATAGGCGTGCCGAGCGTTGCCATTGGCTATGCAACAAGGTATATTCACAGCCACAACGCCATTTTCCACCAGGACGATTTTGAAAATGGTGTACGTCTCGTGACGGAATTGGTTAAACGTCTCGACAGTACAGTGGTCAAGGATATTCAACAATGGTAA
- a CDS encoding YunC family protein: MVKIEPIWIDGYAFTTTHVALPKTNLLMVSNSVGYVMCGALDVGLLRDKLASRGIIAARATGVKTMEELIQGNVESCTQEAEAIGITVGMSMTDALKRIGEAERRALRGAE, translated from the coding sequence ATGGTTAAGATTGAGCCAATTTGGATAGATGGTTATGCCTTCACAACAACCCACGTTGCCCTGCCAAAGACAAACTTGCTAATGGTCAGCAACAGTGTCGGCTATGTCATGTGTGGCGCACTCGATGTGGGATTGCTGCGTGACAAACTCGCGAGCCGCGGCATCATCGCCGCGCGTGCGACCGGCGTCAAGACCATGGAGGAATTGATCCAGGGCAACGTCGAAAGCTGCACCCAGGAGGCCGAAGCCATCGGCATCACAGTCGGCATGTCCATGACAGATGCGTTGAAACGCATAGGAGAAGCGGAACGACGGGCGCTTCGCGGCGCAGAGTAA